The DNA sequence AGTTGTTTTATGGCCTCAACAGCGGACACAACATCTTGTTCGTGACCTGAAATTGCCACAACCACATCATGAGGCAAACGTTCCATGTGAGGCTTAGGCTGAATTGACGGCTTAGCGACAGCGACAACTGGCTGAGAAGCATCTGGTGTTTCTTCAAACCAATCCATTTCGGTAATTGCACAAGCAGATAAAGCGCCAGCAACGACTAATGTAATGCTTCGCTTTGTCCACTTGCCAGGATTAAACCGCTTGTTTATTAACACTGCTCAACCCCTCACCAAGCTTAATATACTGTATGTTTAGCACCACTTGGTACAATAGTGTCTAATACAAAATATGGCATAAAGGTGGAAGCGCTTGCCACAACCCATTTGTTATCAAAATCAACCACACGGGCAATGATCTTCAGACCTTTTTCTTGATACATAATGGTGCCGGCCAATACATGAGTCATACCTTCAACTGCATTTAACTCATTGGTGTTACGAGAAAAAACAAGATCGCCATCGTGATTAACAGTGATTGTATCTTTCACTTTATAGTCGGCAACCATAAATCCGCTTTGTTGCAGCTCACTGATAAAATGCTCTGCGATTCGGTTTCCAAAAGGCGTAACTGAGGTCAGATTATTGTTAAAGTCGACAAATGAAGTCACCCCAATAACAGGGTCATTGAGATTGTTTGCAAGGCTATTAATTAAGTCTGTCGATACACGCTCAATGTACTCTTCAACTACAACACTGTGCTCGGCGCCACTCAGAGAGTGTTGACTGATAGGCGGAATAAACTGCTCGTTCGAACCTTGATGAGTCACCGCTGGGCGATAAGGCTGTTTAACCGAACCGTAATAACTCATTGTTGAGTTGGGCTTTTCTGCTGGTAAACGTTTGATCACTCGCTTTTCAACAACCATTGTCTCGGTAGATGGCTCTGTCGCATCATGCACAACGCGAGTTTCTTCTTTCTCAATGGTTGTTTTAGTAACTGGTGCTGTGTCGCCTTGGTCAAGGTTGCTGTATTCTGCATTGGTTTGAGCAGAGTCAGAGGCTTGTGGTTGACCCGTGACAAACTCTGTCAAACTACAACCACTTAGAATGGTGCTTGTTAACAAGGCACTCAACAGAGCTTTGGACTTAGATACATGTTTCATGGTTTACCCTCCGCTAACTAGGGCTATTCTGAGTCTGCGTCGCGGTCACCCGACATAAGTGGAACACCATCACTGTAACCACTCGACACTAAACTGTTAACAACATTAGCTGGTAAAAAACCTTGCGCGCTCGCTACGACCGCTTTAGATTCGATGCCTATTACCCTTGCATTGACTAAGTAGCCAGAGACTTGTTTAACCATGGTTCCTGCAACTGCATATTTAATTGGCAAATCGCCATTTAACTCGAGGTAATCTTTACTGAATACAAAATCACCCGTTGGTGTTACTCGCACAAAGTCCAAGGTTTTAAAATCAAGCACAGGAATGCCGTACTTGTGAACTTCGTGAATAAAGCTTTCTGAAATTTGGCGGCCCAGTAAGTCTGCATGTTGATAATCGCTGTCTAACATAACAAAACTGGTCACAACCATAGGTGTAGTCGAATTGACATACTTCATGTTGCCCACTAAGTCTTGCATCATAGTACGAACATAATAATTTAAATTTTTGACGCTGCGGGTTGAGTTAGGTTGTTGGCTTTTCAGCTCGTTCATGCGCCCTAACAATTGCTGGCGATAATCATTTTGAAAATCAACACTGGCTTCATCAGGAGTCGCAACGGTACCACTGGCTAAACGTGGTTTCAGTACCACCTCTTCTTCAACAACGTATTGCTCTTGAGAGGTAGTCTTAGTTACCTCTTGCTCATTTGTATCGGATTCGTCATCGCCCCACCCCCAATAATCCGTGCTCGAACACGCCACTAACTGAGTTGCTAACAGGGTTAAAAGTAACTTCTTCATTCTAAGCTCCTAGTATTCGCCACGGATAAGTTGGTCGTTTTTTAGTTTCACTTTTTCATGGCTCCACATTGCCGTTAAAGGCAAATAATCGGTTGCCGCTGCAACTATGGTTTTTGAACCCACATCGATTAAACGTACATTCACCATCAAATTGTCTTGTTGTTGAGTATAGTTGCCTACCAATATGTAATCGGCACGTACGGCGGGATCTAAATCTGTTACTGCTCTCGATACAAATTGGTCGTATTCTGCCGCCACCGACATAGACTTTTTGACTTTAAACTCAATGACTTTTAATCCTGCTTGAGTCAAAAAGGTCATCATGCTCTCTTGTAACTGTAAGCCTATGCCACGATGGCTTTTGTTTTTGTCCTGCTTCAAGCTATTTGCAGGCAAAAAGGTGCCGACGGCAACTGGCCGGGTCGGATCAAAACTGTTTGTCGTATCAAGTAACTGCCTAGCCAATAATTCGACATGCGCATGCATAGTGTCTTGCGCAGACTCTGGTTGATACTGTTTATACCCTTCTGGTGGCTTAGGGTTTTGTAATTCGGCGACTTTTTCGATTGTACTACAACCGCTCAATACGCCAATCAACACCAAAAATAGCACTCTCATTGCATTATCCACATCGTCTCAACGCTCCAATCTGACATAGCCAAAAAACCGACAATGATCTTTTAGGATCAACAACTCGCTTATTTGAACGCAAGTTTGGAGTAATTATGATCTGTTTTGCTCTAATGCACGCAATTTTAATGCCACTAATTTTTATATTGTGTTTGAAGATTCCAGCAGGATTGGCATATCCGACGAGATAAAAAACTCAGCTCATAAAAGATCTTTCGACTACAATAATTTGTAACCACAAATTAAATGAATCTGCATGAAACGAATTAATATCCTTGCTTGTGTTTCGGTTTGTGCCGGTGTACTCCTATCGACAAGCTCCGTCGCGCTGGCCAAAAAAGCTGACTTTTTTGATTTACCACTTGAAGAGTTACTCAACGTGGAAGTCTCGATCGCGTCTACGAGCCCCGAAGCTATCATTACGGCTCCTGCAACAATTTCATTTTTTACGAGAGACCGTCTTGCGCGACTTGGTATAACCAAGTTGCATCAATTGTACCGTTTTATTCCTGGCTTTTACTCGGCATTCAACTCGACCGAAGACAATCAATCTTATATCTCAGTTCGCGGTCAGTCACAAAAATACGGCAGTACAGTGTTGTTTTTGTATAACGGCCAAAGAATTAACGATGACTACTCAGGCGGTCTAACCTATTTTATTCGGCAGTTTGATTTAAGTAATGTCGAACGGATTGAAGTTATCCGAGGTCCAGGCTCGGCGACCTATGGCGCCAATGCGTTTAATGCAGTTATTAACATCATTACCAAAACAGAAGACACTTTATCTGTATCTACAGGAAATAACTTAACTCTCGATGGTAACTTGGGCCTAACCTATCAGGTTGATGACTTACAATTGGCGCTCAACGTAAACCACTATGATCACGACGGCCAACGCTACGACAATGTTTACGATAGGTTTGGTCGCCAAAATCAGTCAACCGATCCACAAACAGCAAACCAAATAGAAGCCAGTGCCTCTTATCAAAGCTTTACCTGGAGATACTTATTTCAACAAAACTCTCGTGATAATTTTTATTTATACAACAATTTGTATGACGGGCTAAATCGAGTCGACCTTAAAAACCAAATTCACCAACTTGAGTATAAGTTGGTAGACACAGGTGAATTTGGGCTCAATTTGAGCGCCCAATCATCAACAAATCAGCGGGAGTCAATGGGCGTGCAGGCTCTGCAAGGGATGCCTGGTTTTGCCGAGGACGACGTCCTATTTGGCTTTAATATCGAACATAAAAGCCTTCAGTTAAATTTATCTTCTTATTTGTTATTTGAGGATGGTAGTCGCCTGTCCTTTGGAACAAGTTACCAACGTAGCCAAGTTCCTGAGGCATTTTTTATTTCGAACTACAACATTTTTACAGATTTAAGCTATCTCAATGAACTGCGATATTTTAACGAACGAGAACTCCAAACGGTCAGCGATAAAACTCGTGAGATTAGTAGTATTTATGGCCAATATAACCTCCAAGTCACCCCAGATTTGAACGTTTCTGCAGGCCTTCGCCACGATCACTACAACGATATTACCTCTGCTTGGTCACCTAGAGTCGCCGCAGTTTACAACGTTTCTCCTAAAAGCGTTGTCAAACTATTGTACAATGAAGCATTTCGAGTGCCCTCTATTGGCGATTTATATGAGGATCAAAGCAATCTTTCGCCTGGTAGTAGTGATGTTAAAACGGCGGAGCTTCAGTCACTCGAACTGTCATATAACTATGTCGATGACCGTTATTTTGTGTCTGTGACACTGTTTGAAAATGACGTTTCTAATTTAATTGGATTTACTAACGAGCAGCGCTCTTCCGTGACAAACATATCTCATAACTTGAGTCGAGGCATCGAGTTGGATAGTCAAATACAACTCTCTCCGAATGTAAATCTATTGCTCGCGTACACCAACATGTTGAGTAACAAAAGTACGACAATTCTTCATGATAAAGGCGTCATGAGTGAAAAGATGACGCCTGATCAATACGCCAATGTAGCGATTGATTTTAATATTACCAGCGCATTGACGGTCAATGTTCAAGCCAATTGGCGTGACAAAGTAGACCTGCTTCAAGATAAAGGCTCACTCTGGTTATTTGATGGCTTAGTCAATTATCAGGTAAGCGAACGAAGCTTATTACGCCTGCAATTTCACAACTTAACCGACAAGTCTTATTTCCATCCTTACTCTCAATCACTCGGAGTAAACGAAAATGGCATTGTCCAACAAGTACCTGCTCGCGGCAGAGAAATAGAAGTTGGCTGGCGATATTCGTTTTAAGAATTAGTTAGTCAAAGTCCGGCGATACAGCCCTGTACCGTCGGCAAAAGGAACAATGATCTTGCCTTCCTCTAAATAAACATCATACATAGAGTTAATTTTATGGTCTGTTTCTTTCTTGTTTAGATTCCAAACCAAATTCCCCGTTTCTATATCTCTAATTTCTATGTGATTATGGCTGTAGACAACAAGTTCCTTTTTATAGGAGTTAATCGTTGCACTTTCCCATTTGTACTCTGTGCTATTTCCCAACGAGTGCTCCCATAATAAGCTGTCACCTTCGAACATTTGAATCACGCTTGATAACGAATATTGTCGCTGTCCATCAGATTCGTTTACCTGTGTACTTGAAGATAAAACAATGACCCTATTTTTATCTAACAAAGCAACTCCGCTAAGAAAGTAGCCTGGTTCAACCTTTACCTCTGAACACTTAGGGTTCGTGACTGTCACATCACAGGTTTTCGCTTCGACTAATCCCTCGTCCTCTTTAATTCGGCCCATCAAAATTGACATTCCATCATCAGATACACGATAAACCATGTAAGGATCGTAATAGTCGATAAGGCTTTGAGCTGGATATTCTTCAAGCATCAAATAACGTTGGTTGTTAACCAAAACGGTAAATCGCTTGGTCGAGTTTTCGATGTCAGTATTTACGATTAGTGCTGCCGTTCCCAGAGATGACATCACCAAATGTGAGTAAGGAGCCGTGTCTTCAAACAACACCTTATCTTGATTGACCACTTTGACATCATAATACAAACCTTTGCGCTCAATGGTTTGAAATTCCAATTTAGACTCTCGGTGAGATAGAGTGACGATTGGTTCATCGTTATTTTGTGGATTGGGGCTGACAACGCGCTTGATATGAAACGAATCGATATAACCAGCGTGGATATTTACCGTCAGTAGAGCAACCAACAACAGGAAAATAGATTTTACTTGATTACCTTGTTTGCCTTTTTAAATGGCGTCCCCTACAGGACTTGAACCTGTATCTAAGGCTTAGGAGGCCCTTGTTCTATCCAGTTGAACTAAGGGGACGAGCTTTGTTCCTATTTTAAGCAGGTTCGAAAATAAAGCTCAATGTTTTTATAATCAATTGGATAATTAACTGGTCTTCTCAAAGTTAAATTTTACGAGTCCAAAACTCACTCCCAACCTGTTTAAAATTTATTCAAAAATATTCTGATTTGCTTTTCCCCTTTGCTACTTTTACCTGTATAATCGCGCGTCCAATTTGCGGGGTAACTTTTTGCTGCAATTAGCACGCCCTGCAACTCGAGCTAATTCAGCTCTTTGCTGTAAAAATAAGGTGTCATCAATGCAAACTACAACTGCCAAAAAACCTGCTGTGGCCAAGCCGCCGCAAGCAACGGTAAAAACGGATAAAAAGCTGTGGGATTATCCTAAATACTGGGCGGAATGTTTTGGTCCTGCGCCGTTTTTGCCTACCACTCGTGAGGAGATGGATTTATTAGGTTGGGACAGTTGTGATGTGATCATTGTCACTGGTGACGCTTATGTCGACCACCCGAGCTTTGGTATGGCCGTAATTGGTCGTATGCTAGAAGCACAGGGCTTCCGCGTAGGTATCATTGACCAGCCAGATTGGCACAGCAAAGACGACTTCATGCGCCTGGGTAAACCAAACCTGTATTTCGGTGTCACTGCCGGCAACATGGACTCGATGATCAACCGTTATACTGCAGATCGTAAAATTCGTCACGACGACGCGTACACGCCAGATAATATCGGCGGCAAACGTCCAGACCGAGCAGTTACGGTATACTCTCAACGCTGTCGCGAAGCCTACAAGGGCGTGCCTGTTGTTATTGGTGGTATCGAAGCTTCACTACGTCGTATTGGCCACTATGATTACTGGTCAAACAAAGTTCGTCGTTCGGTGATTTTTGACTCTAAAGCCGATTTACTTATTTTTGGTAATGCCGAGCGACCTTTAGTTGAGGTGACTCATCGTTTAGCTAATGGCGAAGACATCAAAGATATCAAAGATGTTCGTGGTACAGCGATTATTGTTAAAGATGCTTTACCAGATTGGCAGGGTATCGACTCAACGCACATCGACAAGCCGGGTATCATCGACCCTATGCTTAATCCGTATCAAGAGTATGATGCCAATACCTGTGACAACAAAGACCAAGCAATTCAGC is a window from the Psychrosphaera ytuae genome containing:
- a CDS encoding FlgO family outer membrane protein, which translates into the protein MKKLLLTLLATQLVACSSTDYWGWGDDESDTNEQEVTKTTSQEQYVVEEEVVLKPRLASGTVATPDEASVDFQNDYRQQLLGRMNELKSQQPNSTRSVKNLNYYVRTMMQDLVGNMKYVNSTTPMVVTSFVMLDSDYQHADLLGRQISESFIHEVHKYGIPVLDFKTLDFVRVTPTGDFVFSKDYLELNGDLPIKYAVAGTMVKQVSGYLVNARVIGIESKAVVASAQGFLPANVVNSLVSSGYSDGVPLMSGDRDADSE
- a CDS encoding FlgO family outer membrane protein; protein product: MRVLFLVLIGVLSGCSTIEKVAELQNPKPPEGYKQYQPESAQDTMHAHVELLARQLLDTTNSFDPTRPVAVGTFLPANSLKQDKNKSHRGIGLQLQESMMTFLTQAGLKVIEFKVKKSMSVAAEYDQFVSRAVTDLDPAVRADYILVGNYTQQQDNLMVNVRLIDVGSKTIVAAATDYLPLTAMWSHEKVKLKNDQLIRGEY
- a CDS encoding FlgO family outer membrane protein; its protein translation is MKHVSKSKALLSALLTSTILSGCSLTEFVTGQPQASDSAQTNAEYSNLDQGDTAPVTKTTIEKEETRVVHDATEPSTETMVVEKRVIKRLPAEKPNSTMSYYGSVKQPYRPAVTHQGSNEQFIPPISQHSLSGAEHSVVVEEYIERVSTDLINSLANNLNDPVIGVTSFVDFNNNLTSVTPFGNRIAEHFISELQQSGFMVADYKVKDTITVNHDGDLVFSRNTNELNAVEGMTHVLAGTIMYQEKGLKIIARVVDFDNKWVVASASTFMPYFVLDTIVPSGAKHTVY
- a CDS encoding TonB-dependent receptor plug domain-containing protein, with translation MKRINILACVSVCAGVLLSTSSVALAKKADFFDLPLEELLNVEVSIASTSPEAIITAPATISFFTRDRLARLGITKLHQLYRFIPGFYSAFNSTEDNQSYISVRGQSQKYGSTVLFLYNGQRINDDYSGGLTYFIRQFDLSNVERIEVIRGPGSATYGANAFNAVINIITKTEDTLSVSTGNNLTLDGNLGLTYQVDDLQLALNVNHYDHDGQRYDNVYDRFGRQNQSTDPQTANQIEASASYQSFTWRYLFQQNSRDNFYLYNNLYDGLNRVDLKNQIHQLEYKLVDTGEFGLNLSAQSSTNQRESMGVQALQGMPGFAEDDVLFGFNIEHKSLQLNLSSYLLFEDGSRLSFGTSYQRSQVPEAFFISNYNIFTDLSYLNELRYFNERELQTVSDKTREISSIYGQYNLQVTPDLNVSAGLRHDHYNDITSAWSPRVAAVYNVSPKSVVKLLYNEAFRVPSIGDLYEDQSNLSPGSSDVKTAELQSLELSYNYVDDRYFVSVTLFENDVSNLIGFTNEQRSSVTNISHNLSRGIELDSQIQLSPNVNLLLAYTNMLSNKSTTILHDKGVMSEKMTPDQYANVAIDFNITSALTVNVQANWRDKVDLLQDKGSLWLFDGLVNYQVSERSLLRLQFHNLTDKSYFHPYSQSLGVNENGIVQQVPARGREIEVGWRYSF